In the genome of uncultured Celeribacter sp., the window GCCCGTCCAGTCCCATTCCCGCGCCGCTCAGGTGGCCTATCAGGATCTCAAGCGCCTTCATCTTGATGAGGCCGCATCTCTCGTGATCGGTTCCGTCGAAGAGCGTCGGCGTGGCGAGCGGGTCTATCTCTACGACAAGTTCCGGCTCGGCACTGAGATTCGCAGCCGTTATCTCGGCGAGGCAACACCGGAGCTTCGCGCGCGGATCGCACAAGCCGCAACGCTCAAGGCAGAGGGGGAGGCCCGGCGAAAATCCATGGCACGTCTGGCGCGGGTTCTGCGCGCC includes:
- a CDS encoding GSU2403 family nucleotidyltransferase fold protein, with protein sequence MPVQSHSRAAQVAYQDLKRLHLDEAASLVIGSVEERRRGERVYLYDKFRLGTEIRSRYLGEATPELRARIAQAATLKAEGEARRKSMARLARVLRAEGFMAPDRDTGALLLAFAKAGVFRLGGTLIGTAAYGLYQGELGVRFDSEELAQTGDIDFASFERLSVALDDRVEESPDQI